In the genome of Streptomyces sp. NBC_00259, the window GTGCACGGCCCACGGGGCGACACCGTCGTAGCCCCAGCCGTGCGTCCCCGGGAAGGGGCAGAGAGGCATCAGCTCCACATGGGTGATGCCCAGGTCGGCCAGCTCGCCGAGCCGGCCGGCCGCGGCGTCCAGAGTGCCCTCGGGCGTGTAGGTGCCGATGTGCAGCTCGTAGAGGACCGCTCCGGCGAGATCCCGGCCCTGCCGGCCGTCGTTGCGCCACACGTACGCGTCGGGCGCGACCACCGCGCTCGTACCGTCCGGACCGTCGGGCTGACGGCGCGAGCGCGGATCGGGCAGCAGCGGGCCGCCGTCGAGCCGGAAGCCGTACCGCGCCCCGTCACCCGCCTCCGCCTCGGCCGACCACCAGCCCTCCCGGGCCGGGTCGCGCTCCGTCTCCTGTTCGGTGCCCTCCAGCCACAGGGCGACCCGGTCCTGCGCCTGCGGTGCCCATACCTCGAACAGCACTGGTGATCGATCCCCTGTCATGTCGTCGCCATGTCGTCATCAGCGGCATTCCTACCCATCCTGGCGACTTCGCGGTCTTCAGGTGCCGTACTCGCCGGTACTAGGGTCCCCGCCATGACCCCGCCCTCCGCGACACCGCCGTCCCGGCCGGCCTCGGCCGCGACCTCACCGACGGACATACCGCCGGCCGCGAACGCGCCCACCACGACACCGCCGGCCGCGACTCCGGCGTCCATCACCGCATCGCCTGCCGCGACTCCGGCGTCCACCACCGCATCGCCGGCCGCGACCCCGATGCCCGCCTTTCCTCCCGGCTTCCTGTGGGGCGTCTCCGCCTCCGCGTTCCAGACCGAAGGCGCCGCCCGCAGCGACGGCAAGGGCCCCTCCGTCTGGGACGCCTTCGCGGCCGAACCCGGGCGCATCAAGGACGGGGCCGACGCCTCCCGCGGCACCGGCTTCCACGAGCGCTACCGCGAGGACGTCGCCCTGCTCGCCGGACTCGGCGCCGGGGCCTTCCGGTTCTCCGTCAGCTGGCCCCGGGTGATCCCCGGCGGCACCGGGCCGGCCAGCCCCGCGGGCCTCGGCTTCTACGACCGGCTCGTCGACGAGCTGTGCGCCCACGGCATCACCCCGGCCCCGACCCTCTACCACTGGGACACCCCGCTGCCCCTGGAGGAGGCCGGCGGCTGGCTCAGCCGCGACACCGCCGCCCGGTTCGCCGAGTACGCGGCCACCGTCGCCGAACGCCTCGCCGACCGCGTCCCCATGTGGATCACCATCAACGAGCCCGCCGAAGTGACCATGCTCGGCTACGCGCTCGGCGAGCACGCGCCCGGCAGGAAACTCCTCTTCGACGCCCTGCCCGCCGCCCACCACCAACTGCTCGCCCACGGCCTCGCCGTCCAGGCGCTGCGCGCCGCGGGAGCCGGGAACATCGGCCTCGCCGTCTCCCACTCGCCCGTGCACGCGGCGAGCGACAGCGACGAGGACCGATCCGGGGCGGAGATCTACGACATCCTCACCAACCGGCTGTTCGCCGACCCGCTGCTGACCGGCCGCTACCCCGACGGCTTCGACGACCTGATGCCGGGACCCGTCGCCGACGACCTCGCCGTGATCTCCGAGCCCCTCGACTGGTACGGCGTCAACTACTACAGCCCGATGCTGGTCGGCGCACCCGCCCCCGACGCCCTCGACTCGTACGCCGGGCTCGGCATGCCCGACGGACTCCCCTTCGGGCTGCGGGAGATCGACGGTGCCGAACGCACCCACTTCGGCTGGCCCGTCGTCCCGGACGGGCTGCGCGAACTGCTCGTCGGCCTGCGGCAGCGCTACGGCGACCGCCTCCCGCCCGTCCACATCACCGAGAACGGCTGCTCGTACGAGGGCCTCGACGACGCGCGCCGGATCGCGTTCCTCGACGGGCATCTGCGGGCCCTGCACCGGGCGGTCGAGGAAGGCGTCGACGTACGCGGCTACTTCGTCTGGTCGCTGACCGACAACATCGAATGGGCCGAGGGGGCCTCGCAGCGCTTCGGACTCGTCCACATCGACTACGACACGCTGCAGCGCACCCCGAAGGCTTCGTACGCGTGGTACCGCGACGTCATCCGCGCCCAGCGTGCCCGGGGGACCACCACCGCCGGGTCAGGGGACTGAGCGGATCCGCCACACGAGGATCCCGCCGAGGAACGTGACGACCGCGGAGGTCAGATAGAGGCCGGCGTATCCGCCCGCGTACGCCACGACCGGCGCGGCGAGGGCCGGACCGAGGACCTGGGGGGCCGAGTTGGCGATGTTGATGACCCCCAGGTCCTTGGCACGGTCCCCGGCACTCGGCAGCACCTGGGTGATCAGCGCCTGGTCCACCGCGAGGTACGCCCCGAAGCCGAGGCCCAGCAGCAGCGCGGCGGCCATGGCCACCGGCCAGGTGTGCCAGAACGTCAGCAGCAGCGACGCCGCGCCCATCACCACCGAACTCACCGACACCAGCACTTTGCGCCGCCCCCACCGGTCCGAGACGACGCCGCCGGCGACGGCCGTCACGACGACGCCCGCCGTGTAGAGCAGGGTGAGGACGAGCACGCCCTCGTCCGGGCGCGCGTGACGCACCGCGTCCTTGAGGAAGTACAGCAGGTACAGCGTGCCGATGGCGTTGCCGAGCATCACCAGGAAGCGCGTCAGCCAGGCCCAGCCGAAGTCCGGATGCGTGCGCGGGTTCACGAGGAAGTCCCCGAGGCGCACCCGTGCCCCGCGTG includes:
- a CDS encoding GH1 family beta-glucosidase, translating into MPAFPPGFLWGVSASAFQTEGAARSDGKGPSVWDAFAAEPGRIKDGADASRGTGFHERYREDVALLAGLGAGAFRFSVSWPRVIPGGTGPASPAGLGFYDRLVDELCAHGITPAPTLYHWDTPLPLEEAGGWLSRDTAARFAEYAATVAERLADRVPMWITINEPAEVTMLGYALGEHAPGRKLLFDALPAAHHQLLAHGLAVQALRAAGAGNIGLAVSHSPVHAASDSDEDRSGAEIYDILTNRLFADPLLTGRYPDGFDDLMPGPVADDLAVISEPLDWYGVNYYSPMLVGAPAPDALDSYAGLGMPDGLPFGLREIDGAERTHFGWPVVPDGLRELLVGLRQRYGDRLPPVHITENGCSYEGLDDARRIAFLDGHLRALHRAVEEGVDVRGYFVWSLTDNIEWAEGASQRFGLVHIDYDTLQRTPKASYAWYRDVIRAQRARGTTTAGSGD